In one window of Marinitoga hydrogenitolerans DSM 16785 DNA:
- a CDS encoding cobalamin B12-binding domain-containing protein yields the protein MNEIITEFTNVLLKGDKVQSAQIVEKYISNFFLIEKLIVESLEKIGELWENGEISLAQVYISGIICEELMGKWIKDTQVKNKIDLNLAIVVLEDYHTLGKKIVQSILQSAGYVLKDYGMGKSVDEVVDLVIKDNIEILLISTLMLPSALKVNYLKRKLQEKGKKTKIIVGGAPFRIDKTLWKDVEADAHATHAFQIFEILKKMVKNDERNDI from the coding sequence ATGAATGAAATTATAACGGAATTTACTAATGTTCTATTGAAAGGAGATAAGGTTCAATCAGCACAAATAGTGGAAAAATATATTTCTAATTTTTTCTTAATTGAAAAATTAATAGTAGAATCTCTTGAAAAAATAGGAGAATTATGGGAAAATGGCGAGATATCTTTAGCTCAAGTATATATTAGTGGTATTATCTGTGAAGAATTGATGGGGAAATGGATAAAAGACACTCAAGTTAAAAACAAAATTGATTTAAATTTAGCAATAGTTGTTTTAGAAGATTATCATACACTTGGTAAAAAAATTGTTCAATCAATTTTACAATCTGCAGGTTACGTGCTTAAAGATTATGGGATGGGAAAAAGTGTCGATGAAGTTGTGGATTTGGTAATTAAAGACAATATAGAAATATTACTAATATCAACATTGATGTTACCGTCTGCTTTGAAAGTAAATTATTTAAAAAGAAAGTTGCAAGAAAAAGGAAAGAAAACTAAAATAATTGTGGGAGGTGCTCCTTTTAGAATTGATAAAACTCTTTGGAAAGATGTAGAAGCAGACGCACATGCAACACACGCTTTTCAGATATTTGAAATATTAAAAAAGATGGTGAAAAATGATGAAAGAAATGACATCTAA
- a CDS encoding iron-containing alcohol dehydrogenase: MLLNGAWENKVDIYNVFELRCKTTAYFGVGAINKFKDICDFLNKKDIKKVIIITDDVVYNVTGIKEKVEKFLDEADISYIVYNGVKPNPNVKMIDEAKKIGLEFGAGAVIGVGGGSHIDTAKSVAVLLHEKYKNYTGADLYELKFVPEEALPIIAVNTTHGTGTEVDRFAVATIEEKGYKPALAYDSIYPVFAIDDPEITKSLPWTQTTYTAIDAINHVTEAATTLAASPYSILLAKETIRLVSKYLPQAQAKPGDLTARYFLLYASAIAGISFDNGLLHFTHALEHPLSGIKPDLPHGLGLAMLLPAVVKAIYPAQPEVLAEIYSPIVPDLKGVPGEAEYAAKGIEKWLFNIGVTQKLTDEGFKESDIDKLVELAFNTPSLDLLLSLAPIKATKDIVKQIYIDSLYPLNK, from the coding sequence ATGTTATTAAATGGTGCATGGGAAAACAAAGTTGATATTTACAATGTTTTTGAATTAAGATGCAAAACAACAGCATATTTTGGAGTTGGAGCAATAAATAAATTTAAAGACATTTGTGATTTTTTAAACAAAAAAGATATTAAGAAGGTTATTATTATAACAGATGATGTTGTTTATAATGTAACAGGAATTAAAGAAAAAGTAGAGAAATTTTTGGATGAAGCAGATATTTCATATATTGTATATAATGGAGTAAAACCAAATCCAAATGTTAAAATGATTGATGAAGCTAAAAAGATTGGATTAGAATTTGGTGCAGGTGCAGTCATTGGTGTTGGTGGAGGAAGTCATATTGATACTGCCAAGAGTGTAGCCGTATTATTACATGAAAAATATAAAAATTATACAGGAGCAGATTTATATGAATTAAAATTTGTACCGGAAGAAGCTTTACCTATAATTGCAGTTAATACTACTCACGGAACAGGTACAGAGGTTGACAGATTTGCAGTTGCAACTATTGAAGAAAAAGGTTATAAACCAGCATTAGCTTATGATAGTATATATCCTGTATTTGCTATTGATGATCCGGAAATTACAAAGTCATTGCCATGGACACAAACAACATATACAGCAATTGATGCAATAAATCATGTTACTGAGGCAGCAACTACTTTAGCAGCTTCACCATACTCAATACTTTTAGCAAAGGAAACAATTAGATTAGTATCAAAGTATTTACCTCAAGCTCAAGCAAAACCTGGAGATTTAACAGCAAGATATTTCTTGCTTTACGCATCAGCTATAGCGGGTATTTCATTTGATAATGGATTATTGCACTTTACACATGCTTTAGAGCATCCTTTAAGTGGAATTAAACCAGATTTACCACATGGTTTAGGATTAGCTATGCTTTTACCTGCAGTTGTAAAAGCTATATATCCCGCACAACCAGAAGTTCTTGCTGAAATTTATAGTCCAATTGTACCAGATTTAAAAGGTGTTCCAGGAGAAGCTGAATATGCCGCAAAAGGAATTGAAAAATGGTTATTTAATATTGGAGTTACACAAAAACTTACAGATGAAGGATTTAAAGAAAGTGATATAGATAAATTAGTTGAATTAGCATTTAATACACCATCATTGGATTTATTATTGAGTTTAGCTCCTATAAAAGCAACAAAAGATATAGTTAAACAAATTTATATAGATTCATTATATCCATTAAATAAATAA